The following coding sequences are from one Paramormyrops kingsleyae isolate MSU_618 chromosome 21, PKINGS_0.4, whole genome shotgun sequence window:
- the LOC111847376 gene encoding long-chain-fatty-acid--CoA ligase ACSBG2-like isoform X3 encodes MSATAVMDPSGHVGHISHRTDEASVDIVAVDTVGSESSEDDSVGERDEGATTPDEPSVTLDSAPEVQSQKTEAPRHSSPTVVPPVLSLWTSQCDGEVKLRMSATGLASEQPVTVSQLLGRAVQRYGDQAALAWKEGEQWSKMSYREYHQQCRTIAKSFLKLGLERWHGVGILGFNSAEWFIANIAAILAGGLAVGIYTTNSPEACQYVAENCRANIIVVENHKQLQKVLQVQDKLPHLKAIIQYRDTLKEKRPNLFTWAELVEMGRNEPDNRLDEIIASQKPSQCCSLIYTSGTTGQPKGVMLSHDNITWTALIAAETVRLNDGTVSQEEIVSYLPLSHIAAQMIDIWLTMRIGGVAYFAQPDALKGSLVVTLREVRPTAFMGVPRVWEKMQENMKSVAAKSSTVRRRVAVWAKGVGLQTNLGRMQSNGSVSGRPLNYLLARQLVFRKVRKALGLDRCTRCYTGAAPIARDTLEFFLSLDIPVYELYGMSECSGPHTISLPDAFRLTSCGKVIKGCETKIMTPDSEGSGEICFWGRHIFMGYLNMPEKMGEALDAEGWLRSGDLGKHDAEGFLYITGRIKELIITAGGENIPPVPVEDAVKEAMPLISNAMLIGDKRKFLSMLLTIKCQMNMETGAPEDELTPDALDLCQKLGSPATRVSEIAGGRDRAVNAAIQEAINSANEHATSNAQRIQKWVVLEHDFSIPGGELGPTMKLKRPEVLKMYKEQIENFYNEVVTAETPLAPN; translated from the exons ATGTCCGCGACAGCCGTGATGGACCCTTCCGGGCACGTAGGACACATATCACACCGTACTGATGAGGCCTCCGTGGATATTGTTGCCGTGGATACCGTCGGCAG TGAGTCATCGGAAGACGATTCGGTGGGCGAGAGGGATGAGGGTGCGACGACTCCGGACGAGCCCAGCGTGACCCTCGACAGCGCGCCGGAAGTCCAGTCTCAGAAAA CTGAGGCTCCACGACACTCCTCGCCCACTGTGGTGCCCCCCGTCTTGTCTCTGTGGACCTCTCAATGTGATGGGGAGGTCAAGCTGAGGATGTCTGCGACAGGCTTGGCGTCTGAGCAGCCCGTGACGGTGTCGCAGCTCCTCGGCCGCGCCGTACAGCGCTACGGGGACCAGGCAGCCCTGGCCTGGAAGGAGGGAGAGCAGTGGAGCAAGATGTCCTATCGGGAATACCACCAGCAGTGCAGGACCATCGCCAAGAGCTTCCTCAAG CTGGGTCTGGAGCGTTGGCATGGTGTGGGTATCCTGGGCTTCAACTCCGCTGAATGGTTCATCGCCAACATTGCTGCCATCTTGGCTGG GGGCCTGGCGGTGGGCATCTACACCACCAACTCACCAGAGGCCTGTCAGTACGTGGCAGAGAACTGCAGGGCCAACATCATCGTGGTGGAGAACCACAAGCAGCTGCAGAAGGTCCTGCAG GTACAAGACAAGCTCCCCCATTTAAAAGCCATAATCCAGTACAGAGACACGCTGAAGGAGAAGCGGCCGAATCTATTCACG TGGGCGGAGCTTGTGGAGATGGGTCGTAATGAACCCGACAACCGATTGGATGAGATAATCGCCAGTCAGAAGCCCAGCCAATGCTGCAGCTTGATCTACACCTCTGGCACTACTGGCCAGCCCAAGGGCGTGATGCTCAGTCACGACAAC ATCACCTGGACGGCCCTAATCGCAGCAGAAACAGTGCGTCTCAATGACGGCACCGTCAGCCAGGAGGAGATAGTGAGCTATCTGCCTCTCAGCCACATAGCTGCACAGATGATTGACATCTGGCTAACCATGAGGATCGGGGGCGTGGCCTATTTTGCTCAGCCCGACGCCCTGAAG GGCTCGCTGGTGGTCACGCTGCGGGAGGTTCGGCCCACGGCCTTCATGGGTGTGCCACGTGTCTGGGAGAAGATGCAGGAGAACATGAAATCGGTTGCCGCCAAGTCGTCGACCGTGCGGCGCAGAGTCGCCGTCTGGGCCAAGGGGGTGGGTCTGCAGACCAACCTGGGCAGGATGCAGAG CAACGGCTCCGTCTCCGGGAGGCCCCTGAACTACCTGCTCGCCCGGCAGCTGGTCTTCCGGAAGGTCCGCAAGGCCCTGGGTTTGGACCGCTGCACCCGGTGCTATACAGGTGCGGCCCCCATCGCCAGGGACACGCTGGAGTTCTTCCTCAGCCTGGACATCCCCGTGTACGAGCTGTACGGCATGAGCGAGTGCTCGGGCCCCCACACCATCTCCCTGCCCGACGCCTTCCGACTCACCAG CTGCGGGAAGGTGATCAAGGGCTGCGAGACGAAGATCATGACCCCGGACAGCGAGGGGAGCGGCGAGATCTGCTTCTGGGGCCGCCACATCTTCATGGGCTACCTCAACATGCCCGAGAAGATGGGGGAGGCGCTGGACGCGGAGGGCTGGCTGCGCTCTGGGGACCTGGGCAAGCATGACGCCGAGGGCTTCCTCTACATCACCGGCCGCATCAAGG AGCTGATCATCACGGCGGGTGGAGAGAACATCCCCCCAGTGCCCGTCGAGGACGCGGTTAAGGAGGCCATGCCGCTGATCAGCAACGCCATGCTCATCGGGGACAAGCGCAAGTTCCTCAGCATGCTGCTGACCATCAAG TGCCAGATGAATATGGAGACGGGTGCCCCAGAGGACGAGCTGACGCCAGATGCGCTGGACCTGTGCCAGAAGCTGGGCAGCCCTGCCACGCGGGTGTCCGAGATCGCAGGCGGGCGGGATCGAGCCGTCAACGCTGCCATCCAGGAGGCCATCAACAGCGCCAACGAGCATGCCACCTCCAACGCACAGCGCATTCAGAAGTGGGTCGTCCTGGAGCATGACTTCTCTATCCCAGGGGGAGAGCTGG GTCCTACAATGAAGCTAAAGAGGCCAGAAGTTTTGAAAATGTACAAGGAGCAGATCGAGAACTTCTACAATGAAGTGGTAACAGCCGAAACCCCCCTGGCCCCCAACTAA
- the LOC111847376 gene encoding long-chain-fatty-acid--CoA ligase ACSBG2-like isoform X1, with the protein MRLTDCDLPAMSATAVMDPSGHVGHISHRTDEASVDIVAVDTVGSESSEDDSVGERDEGATTPDEPSVTLDSAPEVQSQKTEAPRHSSPTVVPPVLSLWTSQCDGEVKLRMSATGLASEQPVTVSQLLGRAVQRYGDQAALAWKEGEQWSKMSYREYHQQCRTIAKSFLKLGLERWHGVGILGFNSAEWFIANIAAILAGGLAVGIYTTNSPEACQYVAENCRANIIVVENHKQLQKVLQVQDKLPHLKAIIQYRDTLKEKRPNLFTWAELVEMGRNEPDNRLDEIIASQKPSQCCSLIYTSGTTGQPKGVMLSHDNITWTALIAAETVRLNDGTVSQEEIVSYLPLSHIAAQMIDIWLTMRIGGVAYFAQPDALKGSLVVTLREVRPTAFMGVPRVWEKMQENMKSVAAKSSTVRRRVAVWAKGVGLQTNLGRMQSNGSVSGRPLNYLLARQLVFRKVRKALGLDRCTRCYTGAAPIARDTLEFFLSLDIPVYELYGMSECSGPHTISLPDAFRLTSCGKVIKGCETKIMTPDSEGSGEICFWGRHIFMGYLNMPEKMGEALDAEGWLRSGDLGKHDAEGFLYITGRIKELIITAGGENIPPVPVEDAVKEAMPLISNAMLIGDKRKFLSMLLTIKCQMNMETGAPEDELTPDALDLCQKLGSPATRVSEIAGGRDRAVNAAIQEAINSANEHATSNAQRIQKWVVLEHDFSIPGGELGPTMKLKRPEVLKMYKEQIENFYNEVVTAETPLAPN; encoded by the exons ATGCGTC TGACAGACTGTGACCTCCCTGCCATGTCCGCGACAGCCGTGATGGACCCTTCCGGGCACGTAGGACACATATCACACCGTACTGATGAGGCCTCCGTGGATATTGTTGCCGTGGATACCGTCGGCAG TGAGTCATCGGAAGACGATTCGGTGGGCGAGAGGGATGAGGGTGCGACGACTCCGGACGAGCCCAGCGTGACCCTCGACAGCGCGCCGGAAGTCCAGTCTCAGAAAA CTGAGGCTCCACGACACTCCTCGCCCACTGTGGTGCCCCCCGTCTTGTCTCTGTGGACCTCTCAATGTGATGGGGAGGTCAAGCTGAGGATGTCTGCGACAGGCTTGGCGTCTGAGCAGCCCGTGACGGTGTCGCAGCTCCTCGGCCGCGCCGTACAGCGCTACGGGGACCAGGCAGCCCTGGCCTGGAAGGAGGGAGAGCAGTGGAGCAAGATGTCCTATCGGGAATACCACCAGCAGTGCAGGACCATCGCCAAGAGCTTCCTCAAG CTGGGTCTGGAGCGTTGGCATGGTGTGGGTATCCTGGGCTTCAACTCCGCTGAATGGTTCATCGCCAACATTGCTGCCATCTTGGCTGG GGGCCTGGCGGTGGGCATCTACACCACCAACTCACCAGAGGCCTGTCAGTACGTGGCAGAGAACTGCAGGGCCAACATCATCGTGGTGGAGAACCACAAGCAGCTGCAGAAGGTCCTGCAG GTACAAGACAAGCTCCCCCATTTAAAAGCCATAATCCAGTACAGAGACACGCTGAAGGAGAAGCGGCCGAATCTATTCACG TGGGCGGAGCTTGTGGAGATGGGTCGTAATGAACCCGACAACCGATTGGATGAGATAATCGCCAGTCAGAAGCCCAGCCAATGCTGCAGCTTGATCTACACCTCTGGCACTACTGGCCAGCCCAAGGGCGTGATGCTCAGTCACGACAAC ATCACCTGGACGGCCCTAATCGCAGCAGAAACAGTGCGTCTCAATGACGGCACCGTCAGCCAGGAGGAGATAGTGAGCTATCTGCCTCTCAGCCACATAGCTGCACAGATGATTGACATCTGGCTAACCATGAGGATCGGGGGCGTGGCCTATTTTGCTCAGCCCGACGCCCTGAAG GGCTCGCTGGTGGTCACGCTGCGGGAGGTTCGGCCCACGGCCTTCATGGGTGTGCCACGTGTCTGGGAGAAGATGCAGGAGAACATGAAATCGGTTGCCGCCAAGTCGTCGACCGTGCGGCGCAGAGTCGCCGTCTGGGCCAAGGGGGTGGGTCTGCAGACCAACCTGGGCAGGATGCAGAG CAACGGCTCCGTCTCCGGGAGGCCCCTGAACTACCTGCTCGCCCGGCAGCTGGTCTTCCGGAAGGTCCGCAAGGCCCTGGGTTTGGACCGCTGCACCCGGTGCTATACAGGTGCGGCCCCCATCGCCAGGGACACGCTGGAGTTCTTCCTCAGCCTGGACATCCCCGTGTACGAGCTGTACGGCATGAGCGAGTGCTCGGGCCCCCACACCATCTCCCTGCCCGACGCCTTCCGACTCACCAG CTGCGGGAAGGTGATCAAGGGCTGCGAGACGAAGATCATGACCCCGGACAGCGAGGGGAGCGGCGAGATCTGCTTCTGGGGCCGCCACATCTTCATGGGCTACCTCAACATGCCCGAGAAGATGGGGGAGGCGCTGGACGCGGAGGGCTGGCTGCGCTCTGGGGACCTGGGCAAGCATGACGCCGAGGGCTTCCTCTACATCACCGGCCGCATCAAGG AGCTGATCATCACGGCGGGTGGAGAGAACATCCCCCCAGTGCCCGTCGAGGACGCGGTTAAGGAGGCCATGCCGCTGATCAGCAACGCCATGCTCATCGGGGACAAGCGCAAGTTCCTCAGCATGCTGCTGACCATCAAG TGCCAGATGAATATGGAGACGGGTGCCCCAGAGGACGAGCTGACGCCAGATGCGCTGGACCTGTGCCAGAAGCTGGGCAGCCCTGCCACGCGGGTGTCCGAGATCGCAGGCGGGCGGGATCGAGCCGTCAACGCTGCCATCCAGGAGGCCATCAACAGCGCCAACGAGCATGCCACCTCCAACGCACAGCGCATTCAGAAGTGGGTCGTCCTGGAGCATGACTTCTCTATCCCAGGGGGAGAGCTGG GTCCTACAATGAAGCTAAAGAGGCCAGAAGTTTTGAAAATGTACAAGGAGCAGATCGAGAACTTCTACAATGAAGTGGTAACAGCCGAAACCCCCCTGGCCCCCAACTAA
- the LOC111847376 gene encoding long-chain-fatty-acid--CoA ligase ACSBG2-like isoform X2, with the protein MTDCDLPAMSATAVMDPSGHVGHISHRTDEASVDIVAVDTVGSESSEDDSVGERDEGATTPDEPSVTLDSAPEVQSQKTEAPRHSSPTVVPPVLSLWTSQCDGEVKLRMSATGLASEQPVTVSQLLGRAVQRYGDQAALAWKEGEQWSKMSYREYHQQCRTIAKSFLKLGLERWHGVGILGFNSAEWFIANIAAILAGGLAVGIYTTNSPEACQYVAENCRANIIVVENHKQLQKVLQVQDKLPHLKAIIQYRDTLKEKRPNLFTWAELVEMGRNEPDNRLDEIIASQKPSQCCSLIYTSGTTGQPKGVMLSHDNITWTALIAAETVRLNDGTVSQEEIVSYLPLSHIAAQMIDIWLTMRIGGVAYFAQPDALKGSLVVTLREVRPTAFMGVPRVWEKMQENMKSVAAKSSTVRRRVAVWAKGVGLQTNLGRMQSNGSVSGRPLNYLLARQLVFRKVRKALGLDRCTRCYTGAAPIARDTLEFFLSLDIPVYELYGMSECSGPHTISLPDAFRLTSCGKVIKGCETKIMTPDSEGSGEICFWGRHIFMGYLNMPEKMGEALDAEGWLRSGDLGKHDAEGFLYITGRIKELIITAGGENIPPVPVEDAVKEAMPLISNAMLIGDKRKFLSMLLTIKCQMNMETGAPEDELTPDALDLCQKLGSPATRVSEIAGGRDRAVNAAIQEAINSANEHATSNAQRIQKWVVLEHDFSIPGGELGPTMKLKRPEVLKMYKEQIENFYNEVVTAETPLAPN; encoded by the exons TGACAGACTGTGACCTCCCTGCCATGTCCGCGACAGCCGTGATGGACCCTTCCGGGCACGTAGGACACATATCACACCGTACTGATGAGGCCTCCGTGGATATTGTTGCCGTGGATACCGTCGGCAG TGAGTCATCGGAAGACGATTCGGTGGGCGAGAGGGATGAGGGTGCGACGACTCCGGACGAGCCCAGCGTGACCCTCGACAGCGCGCCGGAAGTCCAGTCTCAGAAAA CTGAGGCTCCACGACACTCCTCGCCCACTGTGGTGCCCCCCGTCTTGTCTCTGTGGACCTCTCAATGTGATGGGGAGGTCAAGCTGAGGATGTCTGCGACAGGCTTGGCGTCTGAGCAGCCCGTGACGGTGTCGCAGCTCCTCGGCCGCGCCGTACAGCGCTACGGGGACCAGGCAGCCCTGGCCTGGAAGGAGGGAGAGCAGTGGAGCAAGATGTCCTATCGGGAATACCACCAGCAGTGCAGGACCATCGCCAAGAGCTTCCTCAAG CTGGGTCTGGAGCGTTGGCATGGTGTGGGTATCCTGGGCTTCAACTCCGCTGAATGGTTCATCGCCAACATTGCTGCCATCTTGGCTGG GGGCCTGGCGGTGGGCATCTACACCACCAACTCACCAGAGGCCTGTCAGTACGTGGCAGAGAACTGCAGGGCCAACATCATCGTGGTGGAGAACCACAAGCAGCTGCAGAAGGTCCTGCAG GTACAAGACAAGCTCCCCCATTTAAAAGCCATAATCCAGTACAGAGACACGCTGAAGGAGAAGCGGCCGAATCTATTCACG TGGGCGGAGCTTGTGGAGATGGGTCGTAATGAACCCGACAACCGATTGGATGAGATAATCGCCAGTCAGAAGCCCAGCCAATGCTGCAGCTTGATCTACACCTCTGGCACTACTGGCCAGCCCAAGGGCGTGATGCTCAGTCACGACAAC ATCACCTGGACGGCCCTAATCGCAGCAGAAACAGTGCGTCTCAATGACGGCACCGTCAGCCAGGAGGAGATAGTGAGCTATCTGCCTCTCAGCCACATAGCTGCACAGATGATTGACATCTGGCTAACCATGAGGATCGGGGGCGTGGCCTATTTTGCTCAGCCCGACGCCCTGAAG GGCTCGCTGGTGGTCACGCTGCGGGAGGTTCGGCCCACGGCCTTCATGGGTGTGCCACGTGTCTGGGAGAAGATGCAGGAGAACATGAAATCGGTTGCCGCCAAGTCGTCGACCGTGCGGCGCAGAGTCGCCGTCTGGGCCAAGGGGGTGGGTCTGCAGACCAACCTGGGCAGGATGCAGAG CAACGGCTCCGTCTCCGGGAGGCCCCTGAACTACCTGCTCGCCCGGCAGCTGGTCTTCCGGAAGGTCCGCAAGGCCCTGGGTTTGGACCGCTGCACCCGGTGCTATACAGGTGCGGCCCCCATCGCCAGGGACACGCTGGAGTTCTTCCTCAGCCTGGACATCCCCGTGTACGAGCTGTACGGCATGAGCGAGTGCTCGGGCCCCCACACCATCTCCCTGCCCGACGCCTTCCGACTCACCAG CTGCGGGAAGGTGATCAAGGGCTGCGAGACGAAGATCATGACCCCGGACAGCGAGGGGAGCGGCGAGATCTGCTTCTGGGGCCGCCACATCTTCATGGGCTACCTCAACATGCCCGAGAAGATGGGGGAGGCGCTGGACGCGGAGGGCTGGCTGCGCTCTGGGGACCTGGGCAAGCATGACGCCGAGGGCTTCCTCTACATCACCGGCCGCATCAAGG AGCTGATCATCACGGCGGGTGGAGAGAACATCCCCCCAGTGCCCGTCGAGGACGCGGTTAAGGAGGCCATGCCGCTGATCAGCAACGCCATGCTCATCGGGGACAAGCGCAAGTTCCTCAGCATGCTGCTGACCATCAAG TGCCAGATGAATATGGAGACGGGTGCCCCAGAGGACGAGCTGACGCCAGATGCGCTGGACCTGTGCCAGAAGCTGGGCAGCCCTGCCACGCGGGTGTCCGAGATCGCAGGCGGGCGGGATCGAGCCGTCAACGCTGCCATCCAGGAGGCCATCAACAGCGCCAACGAGCATGCCACCTCCAACGCACAGCGCATTCAGAAGTGGGTCGTCCTGGAGCATGACTTCTCTATCCCAGGGGGAGAGCTGG GTCCTACAATGAAGCTAAAGAGGCCAGAAGTTTTGAAAATGTACAAGGAGCAGATCGAGAACTTCTACAATGAAGTGGTAACAGCCGAAACCCCCCTGGCCCCCAACTAA